The following are from one region of the Zonotrichia leucophrys gambelii isolate GWCS_2022_RI chromosome 1A, RI_Zleu_2.0, whole genome shotgun sequence genome:
- the LOC135458568 gene encoding inositol 1,4,5-trisphosphate receptor-interacting protein-like 1 → MALLPLLVVLVQSLIQYPQPAGDGLDEATHQRIKERQELLDHEMARLLQELEEQDKGWGAMLFGALQQQWPFWVLAGVLLLLGLWFSCRRRSGEASNNDVREGEDSVDGQEECTEVKVQESSDASEQRSRGKEDHDGGKGESGSGGMEDREKTGYAGNEQGILLVDRIEWPVEDLERGCSVTAELMESLTRVFVDSVSNSSYPVPQEAIGVGSAFEGWSPRDWDGVYRVLVPLNPPPGHAFYLELNSAGQVAARTFNVCVELVCTCEKEQLAEKPLCFLHHSRKELRRKQKRSLLGTLCTGSYLDVAKTSHWFCQLVRSSWLQVPQWHSWHLVFQPCSRSCQLQLSKGRESLTVEMLFGVRRGDSDIFVVSQPTKATMMASTAWAEMYAVAEAKFFQHIARQLPCESLHLKCLQLFTCILRDTGFSSSTWKTVVMHVLTTVPLSRWHRRAFARRLWDIMAYLDRCLQLTHLRHFVLGNERLPAEISLPPAMRGVVPPNLFEHLARDPAAHREARQAYGRLRFRLGVLLSSH, encoded by the coding sequence ATGGCTTTACTGCCATTGCTCGTCGTGCTTGTGCAAAGCCTGATCCAGTACCCCCAGCCggctggggatgggctggatGAGGCCACGCACCAGCGAATCAAGGAGCGTCAGGAACTGCTGGACCACGAGATGGCTCGGCTGCTAcaagagctggaggagcaggacaaGGGCTGGGGAGCCATGCTCTttggtgccctgcagcagcagtggccatTTTGGGTCCTTGCTGGAGTCTTGCTCCTCTTGGGCCTGTGGTTtagctgcaggagaaggagcgGTGAGGCCAGCAACAATGATGTACGTGAAGGTGAAGACAGCGTAGATGGACAGGAAGAATGTACGGAGGTGAAGGTGCAGGAAAGCAGCGATGCCAGTGAacagagaagcagaggaaaagaagacCATGATGGTGGCAAGGGAGAAAGTGGCAGTGGTGGAATGGAAGACCGAGAAAAGACCGGATATGCGGGGAATGAGCAAGGCATCCTTTTAGTGGACCGCATAGAGTGGCCTGTGGAGGACCTGGAGAGAGGCtgctcagtgacagcagagctgatggagAGCTTGACGCGTGTCTTTGTGGACAGCGTGAGCAATAGCTCCTACCCAGTGCCTCAAGAAGCCATCGGGGTGGGCAGTGCCTTTGAGGGTTGGAGTCCCCGTGACTGGGATGGGGTGTACCGTGTGCTGGTCCCACTGAATCCCCCACCCGGGCACGCCTTCTACCTGGAGCTGAACAGTGCAGGGCAGGTGGCAGCAAGGACCTTCAACGTCTGTGTGGAGCTGGTGTGCACGTGCgagaaggagcagctggcagagaagCCGTTGTGCTTCCTGCACCACTCGCGGAAGGAGCTGCGGCGGAAGCAGAAGCGCAGCCTCCTAGGGACACTCTGCACCGGCTCCTACCTGGACGTGGCAAAAACCTCCCACTGGTTCTGCCAGTTGGTGAGAAGCTCGTGGCTGCAAGTGCCTCAGTGGCACTCATGGCACTTGGTGTTTCAGCCGTGCAGCCGGTCTTGCCAATTGCAGCTGAgcaaaggcagggagagcctgacGGTGGAGATGCTCTTTGGGGTGCGCCGAGGGGACTCTGACATCTTTGTGGTCAGCCAGCCCACCAAGGCCACCATGATGGCAAGCACAGCGTGGGCCGAGATGTACGCTGTGGCAGAGGCAAAATTCTTCCAGCACATTGCCAGGCAGCTGCCGTGTGAGAGCTTGCACCTGAAATGCCTGCAGCTCTTCACCTGCATCCTGAGGGACACAGGCTTTTCCAGCTCTACCTGGAAGACTGTGGTCATGCACGTGCTGACCACAGTACCGCTGTCCCGGTGGCACAGGAGAGCATTTGCACGGCGGCTGTGGGACATCATGGCGTACCTGGACCGCTGCCTGCAGCTGACACACCTGAGGCACTTTGTGCTGGGCAATGAGAGGCTTCCTGCAGAGATCAGCTTGCCACCAGCCATGCGAGGGGTTGTGCCACCCAACCTCTTTGAGCACCTGGCCCGAGATCCGGCCGCCCACAGAGAGGCAAGGCAAGCTTATGGTCGGCTGCGATTTCGCCTCGGGGTGCTGCTCTCTAGCCACTGA
- the LOC135458597 gene encoding inositol 1,4,5-trisphosphate receptor-interacting protein-like 1 — protein MALLPLLVVLVQSLIQYPQPAGDGLDEATHRRMKERQELLDHEMARLLQELEEQDKGWGAMLFGALQQQWPFWVLAGVLLLLGLWFSCRRRSGEASNNDVREGEDSVDGQKECTEVKVQESSDASEQRSRGKEDHDGGKGESGSGGMEDREKTGYAGNEQGIHLVDRIEWPVEDLERGCSVTAELMESLTRVFVDSVSNSSYPVPQEAIGVGSAFEGWSPRDWDGVYRVLVPLNPPPGHAFYLELNSAGQVAARTFNVCVELVCTCEKEQLAEKPLCFLHHSRKELRRKQKRSLLETLCTGSYLDVAKTSHWFCQLVRSSWLQVPQWHSWHLVFQPCSRSCQLQLVKGRESLTVEMLFGVRRGDSDIFVVSQPTKATMMASTAWAETYAVAEAKFFQHIARQLPCESLHLKCLQLFTCILRDTGFSSSAWKTVVMHVLTTVPLSRWHRRAFARRLWDIMAYLDRCLQLTHLRHFVLGNERLPAEISLPPAMRGVVPPNLFEHLARDPAAHREARQAYGRLRFRLGVLLSSH, from the coding sequence ATGGCTTTACTGCCATTGCTCGTCGTGCTTGTGCAAAGCCTGATCCAGTACCCCCAGCCggctggggatgggctggatGAGGCCACGCACCGGCGAATGAAGGAGCGTCAGGAACTGCTGGACCACGAGATGGCTcggctgctccaggagctggaggagcaggacaaGGGCTGGGGAGCCATGCTCTttggtgccctgcagcagcagtggccatTTTGGGTCCTTGCTGGAGTCCTGCTCCTCTTGGGCCTGTGGTTtagctgcaggagaaggagcgGTGAGGCCAGCAACAATGATGTACGTGAAGGTGAAGACAGCGTAGATGGACAGAAAGAATGTACGGAGGTGAAGGTGCAGGAAAGCAGCGATGCCAGTGAacagagaagcagaggaaaagaagacCATGATGGTGGCAAGGGAGAAAGTGGCAGTGGTGGAATGGAAGACCGAGAAAAGACCGGATATGCGGGGAATGAGCAAGGCATCCATTTAGTGGACCGCATAGAGTGGCCTGTGGAGGACCTGGAGAGAGGCtgctcagtgacagcagagctgatggagAGCTTGACGCGTGTCTTTGTGGACAGCGTGAGCAATAGCTCCTACCCAGTGCCTCAAGAAGCCATCGGGGTGGGCAGTGCCTTTGAGGGTTGGAGTCCCCGTGACTGGGATGGGGTGTACCGTGTGCTGGTCCCACTGAATCCCCCACCCGGGCACGCCTTCTACCTGGAGCTGAACAGTGCAGGGCAGGTGGCAGCAAGGACCTTCAACGTCTGTGTGGAGCTGGTGTGCACGTGCGAGAAGGAGCAGCTGGCCGAGAAGCCGTTGTGCTTCCTGCACCACTCGCGGAAGGAGCTGCGGCGGAAGCAGAAGCGCAGCCTCCTAGAGACACTCTGCACCGGCTCCTACCTAGATGTAGCAAAAACCTCCCACTGGTTCTGCCAGTTGGTGAGAAGCTCGTGGCTGCAAGTGCCTCAGTGGCACTCATGGCACTTGGTGTTTCAGCCCTGCAGCCGGTCTTGCCAATTGCAGCTGGtcaaaggcagggagagcctgacGGTGGAGATGCTCTTTGGGGTGCGCCGAGGGGACTCTGACATCTTTGTGGTCAGCCAGCCCACCAAGGCCACCATGATGGCAAGCACAGCGTGGGCCGAGACGTACGCTGTAGCAGAGGCGAAATTCTTCCAGCACATTGCCAGGCAGCTGCCGTGTGAGAGCTTGCACCTGAAATGCCTGCAGCTCTTCACCTGCATCCTGAGGGACACAgggttttccagctctgcctggaagACTGTGGTCATGCACGTGCTGACCACAGTACCGCTGTCCCGGTGGCACAGGAGAGCATTTGCACGGCGGCTGTGGGACATCATGGCATACCTGGACCGGTGCCTGCAGCTGACACACCTGAGGCACTTTGTGCTGGGCAATGAGAGGCTTCCTGCAGAGATCAGCTTGCCACCAGCCATGCGAGGGGTTGTGCCACCCAACCTCTTTGAGCACCTGGCCCGAGATCCGGCCGCCCACAGAGAGGCAAGGCAAGCTTATGGTCGGCTGCGATTTCGCCTCggggtgctgctctccagccactga
- the LOC135458579 gene encoding inositol 1,4,5-trisphosphate receptor-interacting protein-like 1, with protein MALLPLLVVLVQSLIQYPQPAGDGLDEATHQRMKERQELLDHEMARLLQELEEQDKGWGAMLFGALQQQWPFWVLAGVLLLLGLWFSCRRRSGEASNNDVREGEDSVDGQEGESGSGGMEDREKTGYAGNEQGILLVDRIEWPVEDLERGCSVTAELMESLTRVFVDSVSNSSYPVPQEAIGVGSAFEGWSPRDWDGVYRVLVPLNPPPGHAFYLELNSAGQVAARTFNVCVELVCTCEKEQLAEKPLCFLHHSRKELRRKQKRSLLETLCTGSYLDVAKTSHWFCQLVRSSWLQVPQWHSWHLVFQPCSRSCQLQLSKGSESLTVEMLFGVRRGDSDIFVVSQPTKATMMASTAWAETYAVAEAKFFQHIARQLPCESLHLKCLQLFTCILRDTGFSSSAWKTVVMHVLTTVPLSRWHRRAFARRLWDIMAYLDRCLQLTHLRHFVLGNERLPAEISLPPAMRGVVPPNLFEHLARDPAAHREARQAYGRLRFRLGVLLSSH; from the exons ATGGCTTTACTGCCATTGCTCGTCGTGCTTGTGCAAAGCCTGATCCAGTACCCCCAGCCggctggggatgggctggatGAGGCCACGCACCAGCGAATGAAGGAGCGTCAGGAACTGCTGGACCACGAGATGGCTcggctgctccaggagctggaggagcaggacaaGGGCTGGGGAGCCATGCTCTttggtgccctgcagcagcagtggccatTTTGGGTCCTTGCTGGAGTCCTGCTCCTCTTGGGCCTGTGGTTtagctgcaggagaaggagcgGTGAGGCCAGCAACAATGATGTACGTGAAGGTGAAGACAGCGTAGATGGACAGGAA GGAGAAAGTGGCAGTGGTGGAATGGAAGACCGAGAAAAGACCGGATATGCGGGGAATGAGCAAGGCATCCTTTTAGTGGACCGCATAGAGTGGCCTGTGGAGGACCTGGAGAGAGGCtgctcagtgacagcagagctgatggagAGCTTGACGCGTGTCTTTGTGGACAGCGTGAGCAATAGCTCCTACCCAGTGCCTCAAGAAGCCATCGGGGTGGGCAGTGCCTTTGAGGGTTGGAGTCCCCGTGACTGGGATGGGGTGTACCGTGTGCTGGTCCCACTGAATCCCCCACCCGGGCACGCCTTCTACCTGGAGCTGAACAGTGCAGGGCAGGTGGCAGCAAGGACCTTCAACGTCTGTGTGGAGCTGGTGTGCACGTGCGAGAAGGAGCAGCTGGCCGAGAAGCCGTTGTGCTTCCTGCACCACTCGCGGAAGGAGCTGCGGCGGAAGCAGAAGCGCAGCCTCCTAGAGACACTCTGCACCGGCTCCTACCTAGATGTAGCAAAAACCTCCCACTGGTTCTGCCAGTTGGTGAGAAGCTCGTGGCTGCAAGTGCCTCAGTGGCACTCATGGCACTTGGTGTTTCAGCCCTGCAGCCGGTCTTGCCAATTGCAGCTGAGCAAAGGCAGCGAGAGCCTGACGGTGGAGATGCTCTTTGGTGTGCGCCGAGGGGACTCTGACATCTTTGTGGTCAGCCAGCCCACCAAGGCCACCATGATGGCAAGCACAGCGTGGGCCGAGACGTACGCTGTAGCAGAGGCGAAATTCTTCCAGCACATTGCCAGGCAGCTGCCGTGTGAGAGCTTGCACCTGAAATGCCTGCAGCTCTTCACCTGCATCCTGAGGGACACAgggttttccagctctgcctggaagACTGTGGTCATGCACGTGCTGACCACAGTACCACTGTCCCGGTGGCACAGGAGAGCATTTGCACGGCGGCTGTGGGACATCATGGCGTACCTGGACCGCTGCCTGCAGCTGACACACCTGAGGCACTTTGTGCTGGGCAATGAGAGGCTTCCTGCAGAGATCAGCTTGCCACCAGCCATGCGAGGGGTTGTGCCACCCAACCTCTTTGAGCACCTGGCCCGAGATCCGGCCGCCCACAGAGAGGCAAGGCAAGCTTATGGTCGGCTGCGATTTCGCCTCggggtgctgctctccagccactga
- the LOC135458590 gene encoding LOW QUALITY PROTEIN: inositol 1,4,5-trisphosphate receptor-interacting protein-like 1 (The sequence of the model RefSeq protein was modified relative to this genomic sequence to represent the inferred CDS: substituted 1 base at 1 genomic stop codon) — MVAREKAAVWNTEKRPKKHGNEQGILLMDHIEWPVEDLERACSVVPELMESLTRVFVDSVSNSSYPVPIEAIGVGSAFEGWSPRDWDGVYRVLVPLNPPPGHAFHLELNSAGQVAARTFNVCVELVCTCEKEQLAEKPLCFLHHSRKELRRKQKRSLLGTLCTGSYLDVAKTSHWFCQLVRSSWLQVPQWHSWHLVFQPCSRSCRLQLSKGRESLTVEMLFGVRXGDSDIFVVSQPTEAQKGESSIFVRRQFAKANIITSTAWAEMTAVAEAKFFQHITRQLPCESLHLKCLQLFTCILKDTGFSSSTWKTVVMHVLTTVPLSRWHRRAFAQRLWDIMAYLDRCLQLTHLRHFVLGNERLPAEISLPPAMRGVVPPNLFEHLARDLAAHREARQAYGRLRFRLGVLLSSH; from the coding sequence ATGGTGGCAAGGGAGAAAGCGGCAGTGTGGAACACAGAGAAAAGACCGAAGAAGCACGGGAATGAGCAAGGCATCCTTTTAATGGACCACATAGAGTGGCCTGTGGAGGACCTGGAGAGAGCTTGCTCAGTAGTACCTGAGCTGATGGAGAGCTTGACGCGTGTCTTTGTGGACAGCGTGAGCAATAGCTCCTACCCAGTGCCCATAGAAGCCATCGGGGTGGGCAGTGCCTTTGAGGGTTGGAGTCCCCGTGACTGGGATGGGGTGTACCGTGTGCTGGTCCCACTGAATCCCCCACCCGGGCACGCCTTCCACCTGGAGCTGAACAGCGCAGGGCAGGTGGCAGCAAGGACCTTCAACGTCTGTGTGGAGCTGGTGTGCACGTGCgagaaggagcagctggcagagaagCCGTTGTGCTTCCTGCACCACTCGCGGAAGGAGCTGCGGCGGAAGCAGAAGCGCAGCCTCCTAGGGACACTCTGCACCGGCTCCTACCTGGACGTGGCAAAAACCTCCCACTGGTTCTGCCAGTTGGTGAGAAGCTCGTGGCTGCAAGTGCCTCAGTGGCACTCATGGCACTTGGTGTTTCAGCCGTGCAGCCGGTCCTGCCGATTGCAGCTGAgcaaaggcagggagagcctgacGGTGGAGATGCTCTTTGGGGTGCGCTGAGGGGACTCTGACATCTTTGTGGTCAGCCAGCCCACAGAGGCCCAGAAAGGCGAGTCCAGCATCTTTGTGAGGAGGCAGTTCGCCAAGGCCAACATCATTACAAGCACAGCGTGGGCCGAGATGACCGCTGTGGCAGAGGCAAAATTTTTCCAGCACATCACCAGGCAGCTGCCGTGTGAGAGCTTGCACCTGAAATGCCTGCAGCTCTTCACCTGCATCCTGAAGGATACAGGTTTTTCCAGCTCTACCTGGAAGACTGTGGTCATGCACGTGCTGACCACAGTTCCGCTGTCCCGGTGGCACAGGAGAGCATTTGCACAGCGGCTGTGGGACATCATGGCGTACCTGGATCGGTGCCTGCAGCTGACACACCTGAGGCACTTTGTGCTGGGCAATGAGAGGCTTCCTGCAGAGATCAGCTTGCCACCAGCCATGCGAGGGGTTGTGCCACCCAACCTCTTTGAGCACCTGGCCCGAGATCTGGCCGCCCACAGAGAGGCAAGGCAAGCTTATGGTCGGCTGCGATTTCGCCTCggggtgctgctctccagccactga